Sequence from the Methanobrevibacter arboriphilus genome:
TCATAATAACCACTCATTAAAATATTATTTATCATAATAAAAACCCCTTTATAATTTAAATCATTTTTATTCGAATTTTAGAAGCTTGTTTCAAGCTTTAAAATTTATTAAGTTCTAAAATATTCTAAAATCATCTATCAATAAATTATAGCATTTTTAATTCAATTATATAACTAATTATATAAAATAAGATTATATAATCTAAAAATAACTATAATCACTAATATAAAAAAAGAAATTTAAAGTAGAATTAGATTAATAAGTATTATAAATAAAGTTAAAACAAAAATAATGCTAAAACTAAATTAAAATACTAAAAAAGAAAGTAAAATTGATTAAAATCAAAAATTCTACTTTAAATATGATTAAAATGTTCTTTACCATTATTATGATGTTCTATAAAAATAGCAACAAAAAATGAAATAGTTAAAATCGGAGCATCAACTGACTCAAAAAAAGGAATACTAGAAAAGTCATTGCTAATAATCATTTTATTGAAATTAAAATTAGAGACAGCTTTAATGAATTTATTAAAACTTTCAATACCTTTTCCTGTAAAATAATAACTTGATATCAACACCAAATTGTATTCATTATCATAATTAGCAGTATCACTACTTTCAGGAATATTTTCATAAGGAAGCAGATCAAAAATGTTATTATAATCAATATTATCAAATTTAATAGAATAATTTTCATAACTTCTCTCTGAAATTTGATTATGAGTTCGATTATAGGTAATATGACCAGAATTATAGTTATTATAGCGATGATCAATGTTTAAAATTGAATCTTGATTATTAGAACCAATAATAAAAATAAAATCAGAAATAATACCCGGATTAAAAGGATAATTGGTTATTTGAGAATCGAACAATGTTTCAAAATTTAAATAACCAAAAATATTATAACCCATATAATCATCTTGAAGTTGGAAAATAAAATTATTGAATATAAATTTATCTTTAACATAATTCTCTAGTCCAAAAACATTATTAATGTTATTAATACTATTAATACTATTAATATTATTAAATTTATAATTAAAATTAAAATAATCATTATATATTGAAATAAACTGATTATTAGCTATTGAATATGAAGAAGATGGAGAATAAATAATAAGAATATAAGGCATATTATAAAGATTTTTATTATAAGATGATGCAATAACAGCACTACCAGATACAACAGCTCCAGTGTTTATAGCAATAGATATAGCACCACTCACACCACTACTATTAAATTGGCTGGAAGAACCAACAGTTGTACAAATAGAATTATCCTCTATTAAATGAGTAGAATCATCAATTAAAGTCGATGTATCATTGTTAATATTACTAGTATTAGTATCATTAATACTATTATTAATATCATTACTATAATTATTAATAGAAATAGTATCATTATTAATAGGAATATTAGAAATATCTGTGATATTTTCAGAATCATAACCATAAACATTAGTTAAAGATAAAACAGATAACAATAAGAATAAAAAAAGTACGAATAAAAAGAAGATTTTATCCTTATTAAACTGTATTTTTCTATTTAATATCATATTCTATCATCTATACTACCCACATAATCTCAAAGGAATGAATTTTAATATGAAAGCGAGCGTTCTTTATTTAATAAAATTTATAAATTTAATGCTATATAAATATATCGATTGATAATTAAATAATATAAAAGTAGAGATAGTCAAAAGTCTAAACCACTAAAGGAAAACTATCTTAAAATCCTTTATTTAGGAAATGAAGAAAATTTTCTTCTTGAAAAATGACTTTTACCTAGGTCTAAAAAGAACTAAAAAATAAAAAACACTAAATTATTTAATATTTATTAGTTCATATGAACATTATGATTTATTTTTTTAATATTATTCTTATATCCTTTAATAGAAAGTCTTTTACTTATACTACTATTAACACTATAAGACACAGCACTAACAGAAGGCAAGAAAATAAAAATCAAAAGAACAATAATCACGTTAACTATAGCAAAAATAAAGTTACTTCGCTTAAATTCATCCATCTTATCAGAAACTCCTCCAATAAACTAATAATAAAATTTATAACTTCCACACATCAAAAATCCACTAAAACTTAAACTCTAAACTTTAATTTTCTTTAAAACATTATTCCCCTTAAATTTTGTAGATTTAGGTTTTTTAACAATAGATTTAAGAATATAATTACCAGACTTAGCAGACAACCTCCACCTAAGAGATATACTCCTTTTTGGCTTCAATTTAGTAACCTTCAAAACAGCTATTCTTTTTTTGCGATTATAAGTAACCTTAGCAGATTTAAAATCTTTACATTTAATTTTAGGTTTAATATACTTAACTCCCTTAGGAATCCTATAATAAATCTTAAAAGTCGAATGTTTAGGGCCAAAAACCTTAAAATAACTTTTCATGCCAATAGTACGATTCTTAACAAAAACATTATTACTTTGCTTCAAAAAAGACTTATAAACATAAAGATCACACATTGCAGTATTATCACCACCACCATAAGAAGGAATAATCTCATCAGATTGAACTAATATAGTATTATAACCAAATTCGGTTAGTTTATATTTTATAGTAGCAATACCTTTAGAATCAGTTTTAATAGTATTGAGAACTTTACCAGGATATGGTGAACCAGTAGTAATCACATTAACAAAAAGTTTCATGTTTTTAACAGGTTTATTATCATGTCCTATTAATTTAACTTTAATTGTAGCTTTTTTACCATAATAAACATTTTTTGTTGAAAATTTAAAATATTTAATATCACTTTCATTTTTTATAACATAATGATCAGGTCTAGCATCGACACTACCAATGACAATAAAAGATAATATTATCATCAAAACAACTAAAAACATTGAAATTAACCTAAATTTTAACATAACAAACAATTCCCTAATAAAATAAATTCATAAAACATTATATAACATGATATGTATGATCTTTTTTATTAACAGAAACCTTTCAAAACTCATAAAATAAACCTCAATTTTAATATTCACCATGATTTATTTGTTTTTATTAAAATTATTTCTTGAATAAACAGTATGTACTGCTTTATTCTTTTTCACACCGAATTTATTCCTAGTTAGCTTATTTCCAACACCCAATAACTTTATCTGATGATGTTTATTCAACTTAATAATGTTTCGAGTAATAATATTCTTATTTCCAATAATTTTAATTCCATGACCCTTATTTTTGGTAATTGTGCATTTTTTAATAGTGTTTTTATGTCCAAGTATTTGAGCACCGAATTTCTTATTCTTACTTATAATATCAGCATATAAAGTATTTTTATGGCCTTTTATACTTATTCCATAACTTTTAGATTTAATTTGATTATTTTTAATTTTATTTTTATCTCCGTTTATAGTGATACCTATTTTTGATGTGATTTTATTTGAATCAAGCTCATTATATTTTCCATTAACTGTAACAGCATACTTTTTACTAATAATATTATTTTTAAATAAATAATTATAATTCCCTTTAGCTGAAATACCTACATTTTTAACATCAACACGGTTATTATAAACTAAATTATAGGTTCGAGTATAAAGCCCACAGCCAAATTTAAATATCTTATTATCCTCAAAAACATTATAACTCCCTTGTAATTTAACACCATAACCAAACCACGAACCATTAATAATATTTTTCTTAAAAACATTAGAAAAACCAAGAATAGTCAAACCATCACTTTTAGAACCAATTATATTATTATAAGAAAAAACATTTTGATCAGAATCAATATACAAACTTTTATAATTATTAATAAGAGAATTATAAGTCACATTATTACCATAAGCAAATAAACTAATGCCATAACCTTTAGAATTGTTGATTTTGTTGTTTTTAATAGTATTCTTATAACCATAAACAGAAACACTATTAGACTTAGTATTGGAAATACTATTATCTCTTATGACATTTTTAACACCACTAATAATGATACCATTTACTCCTCCAGAAAAAGAATTTAGTAGAATGCTATTATTATCAGAACCAACATAGACACATTTAATATTAACAAAATCATTATTGGAAATAATATTATTAGAAGATCCTAAATAAACACCATAACCTTTAGAATTGTTGATTTTGTTGTTTTTAATAGTATTTTGATAACCATAAACAGAAATACTATCAGATTTAGAATTAAAAAATTTATTACCACTAATAATATTACGATTTCCTCTAAGAACAATATCATCAGTACAATTAGAAAAAACATTCAAAATAATATTATTATCATTAGAACCAACATCAATCCCTGCAACATTACCAATAAAACTATTATTAAAAATATTATTGCCATTAGAAGAATCTAAAGAAACACCAACACCATTACCAATAAAAACATTATCAGACAAAACACTGCCATCAAAACCAGACAAAAGAACACCGCTAAGACCATTACCACTAAAAACATTATTACGAATCCATAAATTTTCAGAATCCAAAACCAAAATACCATACTCACCATTATCAGACACAATATTATCACTAATCATTGAATAAACTGAATAAATACCCGAAAGATTCAAATAGACACCTTCAGAACCAAGATAGATACTTGAAATATCAGAATTAAATATATGATATGGGTTAAATGGATTAGTACTAGTGAAAGATTCAGAACCATTAAGAAATGCAGCAATAGCACTATATTTTGAAATGCTAATACCTTTACCGTTATTATTAGTTATATTATTCTTAAAAACATTGATATTGGTTTCACCTAATATCAAACCATCCCCTTTATTATTGAAAACCCTATTATTAATAAGAAAAGAATTATTAGAATAAAAAATGCTCATAGCATCACCATAATTATTATTAACAATATTAAAATTAACCTTAGCTGCATTGAAATTATGTATTTCGATACCATAACCATTATTAGAAATATTATTTTCACTAATAATAGCAGAATATTTTAAATATTTCATGTGAGGAGGTATCGCAGAAAATATATTATCTGGTAATATACATGGTGAATAAGGACTGGTTTGGTTATTAATATCATTTTCAAGATAAATAGCCCTTTCTTTATTTTTTTCTATAGAGTTATTGAATATTCCAATTAAAGCAGAGTATAATGCATTTATACCTTCATTATTGCCAATTATTTTATTAGTATTAATTAAGGTGTTTTTTGTGTTAGTTATTGAAATTCCTAAATTAGTGTTATTTGTTATTGTGTTATTGTTGATTCCAATAAAGTTTCCATAGGAAATATAAATTCCATCGGCAGCATTGAATGTGATATTGTTGTTAGTAAGATTAATATTTTCAGAATTTCCTAAAGAAACACCTATATCTTGACTATTTTTAATATTATTTGATTTTATTTTAGCATTTTTAGTTAAATCTAAAGATATTCCTTTATTTTTACTATTTTTTACCTTATTTTTAGAAACGTTAACATCTTCACTATCATAAACAGAAATCCCATTGAAAGCATCATCTATATCATTATCAATAATCTTATTTTTTCTAGATTTATAGGTAGAAATACCATCACTACGACTATTTTTAATATTATTATCATTAATCTTTAAATTATTAGCATTATTTGATGAAATTCCAATACTATTATTATCTAAAGCGTTATTAGAAACATTTACATTTTCACTGTTATCTATAGAAATTCCATGACTTTTAGTATTACTAACATTATTAGTAGTAATTTGTGTATTGTTTGACTCCATTATATTAATACCAGACCCTGAATCCTGAATATCATTATCAAAAACATTTACATTATTAGAACCAGTGATAAAAATACTATCAGAATTATCATCTCCACTAAAATTATTATTAAGGATACTAACATTATTAGAACAGCTAACAGAAATCCCATTATCATTAGAATAAAAACTATTATTAGACAAAATAAGATTATCTAAAAATGAAGCAGATATTCCAGTAGAATATCCTATAATATTAAAACCAGTGATAGTTGTATCATGCCCTAAAATATTGAAAGCATAATCAAGCTCATTATCAGTTCCATTTAATAAAATATCCTCATTAGAAACAATATTAATAGAATTGTAAATAATTAAACAAATATCCCTATAAATGCCATCAGTAGTTTTAGAAAATATCAACTCAGTAACATTTAATCCTTTATTATCAATTAAAACCTGAATATCATCATTAGACCAAGACTCATTAACAACATAAGTAGAAGCACTAACACAAGATAACGAACCTAAGGTTAACAACAAAAACAATCCTATTACAAAGCACTTTTTAAATAAACAATTCATAATAAACCTCCAATAATCATGATTAATTATAATAAATATTTTTATTTCCAATAAGGTATCCATGTTTCATTAATCAAGACATCTTGAATTGCTATACACCATTTTCCATCAATTTTAATTAACTTATAAAAATTATAATTAGCACCTTCAAAAAATGAATTATTATAAGGAGTTACAGTGCACCAATCTCCCTCTTTTTCTTTAGATGCATGAGTACCTAAATCATATGCTATATTTGATGTTGGTTGAGCACAAACCCAATAATCTGGATGTTGAATTGAGTTATATGATGCTAAATATATTTCAGGCCAAGCATGGCCTAACTGTGCATTTTCAAAAATAGCTTGTTTTGAAACATATTTAGCAGGTATATTCACTGCACGCAATAGTGCTATTGTCAAACTAGCTTGATCAACACAATTGCCTAATTTAGAATGTAATGTACCCAAAGCACCGTAAAGTGTATTACTATAAAGCTGATATTTAATATGTGTTTGAACCCAATTGAGAATTGCATTTGCAACAGATTTATCAGATTTATCAGTAGTATTTTTTTTAATAGAATTAGCTAAATTAATGATTTCTGGGTTATCTGCTTCACAAAATTCTGATGGGAGTACATACATAGAAAAATCTTCCCTTAAAACTTGATGTGAAGAATTATTATAAGATTCACCATAGGTAGTTGTATTAGAGACAATATTATTATCTTTATCATATATTACAACATTTTTAGTCCCAGTGAAAAATTTATATGTTGTACTATTTTGATAATACCATTTATATTGCTCTTTAAGAGAATTATTTGAAAGTAAAACCCATTGTACAACATCATCGACCGTAATATTCCTTTCTCCAACTTCATAACCCATGTATTTATTATTTGAATAGTTTAAATCTGAAATATCATTATTAATAAGTTCATAATAATAATTCAAATAATTAACAGTTATATTCTTTTTACTAACTACCATAGCAGTAATAATAATTTCATCTACTTTAGCTTTAACAAGATCACTCCACGAAATAACGATCTTTAAATCACCATCATAAGTTATATTTGGAGCTGGGGGAGAAAGTTGAACCAAAATACTATTTATCTTAGTTGAAACATTAGAATATAAATTTTTTAACTTAGTTTTTTCATTTTTAGTTAAATAAACATCATTATCAATATTACTATTAATAGTTTTTAATTTAGATATATAATCATTCTTTGTTTTATTACTAGAAAAAGTTCTTAATCCAGAAACGGCTGTTTTTATATTGTTTATTTGTTTATTATAATTATCATGAAGACTTTTAACTGGAATATTATTAACTTTAGTTATTAAATCATTAGCTTTCGATTTCAATGATTTTTTCTTGGTTGGTTTTAAAACCTTATCATTGCTAATATCATTTAAAAGATTAGCTGTTTTATCTTTATCTGCTTTTTTCTTAGCTTTATCTGCAAAAACAGTTTTTTTAGAAATTGATTTATTCAAAGATTTTATATATGCATCATAATCAACTTGAATCTTATTAATAGCCTTTTTAGTGTCTGAAATTAACTTATTTAGCTTCTTTTTCTGAGATCCAGAGAGTGATTTTTTAGCAGATTCGGCTTCTTTAATTGTTTTAATTGCATTATTTTTGTATGTGTAAGTAATCTTTTTATTCTTTTTATTCTTTTTAGTAACAATGCTATTTATTGTTTTTAATTTATTTGTTATAGTTTTTAATGATATTTTCTTTATTTCACTTGTTTTTTTCACATTACCATTGCTTATAATGTAAGCTGTATATTTCATTGTAGGATTTCCTCCTGATGCTACAACGATGAAAATAGCTATTCCATCTGACCCAGTTATACTGCTATATTCGTTATCTTCAAATTTTAACTGTATATTCACCCCAATAAGTCTATTCAAAACTTCAAAAGATCCACGATCAGTAATGAAGTTATTGTTTGTTGTATAAATTGCATTTAAAAGATTATCTCCACTAATTATAAAAGAAGTGATTATAAATCTTTCATTTTCAGTAGCAAAACTTGGAGATTCAACCTCAATAGAAAAAATTACTGCATTATTGTTAATAAAACTAAAGCTACTTAAATTTAAAAATCCAGTATTATAAATCCCACTACCATATGTAGCATTACATCTACTAATTATCCCACTAACAATAGTAAAATGATTAGTTGAATAAATAGCTCCACCATTACTTGTAGCTATGTTATTTTTAAATGTAGAAGTTGTGATGGTTGTTGGTAGTGTTAAAAATAAAGCTCCTCCATTTTCCGCATTGTTTGACTCAAAAATAGTAGCAACAATATTTAGATTACCAGATGTACCATTAGTACAAATCACACCACCATTTCCAGTAGCTCTATTATTAATGAAAATAGATTTTGAAATATTACTCTGCCCTAATAAGAAAATCACACCACCATTAAAACTAGAAATATTAGTAAAATTAGAAAATACAATATTAAGAGTGTTTGTAGAGTATATTACCCCACCATCACCACCAGAAACAATATTATCAAAAACAGAACCAGAAACAACTAAAAAACCATTATTAAAAATCACAGTTTCATTAGAACTAATATCTTTAAATAATGAATCAACGATGTTTAAAACACCATTATTATAAATAACACCATTAACATGAATATCTGTGAAATTACAATTAATTATACTGAGTTCTCCATTATTGCTAATAATATTAGAGTTACTAAAGCTTTTAAATGCAGAATTATTAATATTTACAATTCCACCATGAACATTAATGAGTTTTCCTTTGATAGTTGAGTTAAAAACAAAATTATCAATATTCACATTAGAATTATTAGTATAAAACAAGAAAGAATCATTTTCAAAAACAATACCCTCAAATACTGGATTTTTAAAACTTAAATCACCACCAATAACATAAAACAAGTTAGCTGTTGAATTAATCTCTTCAAAAATCAAGTTAGTAACATTTAAATTACTATTAACACTTTCAACAACACGTAAGTTTCCTTTAAGTTTTTTAAATCTACTATTTTCAATATTAAAACTTGAATTATTAGTATATAATAATGTTCCATTAGTAATATTTTGAAAAATTGAATTATTAAAGCTCATATCTCCATCAAGATCACTAACAATATTTCCATCAATTAGAGTGATATTAGAGAATGTAACATTATTAAAATTTGAGCTACTATGAGTATTAAAAATAACAGACCCATCAACAACAATATTTTCAAATATACAAGAATTCATATATAAATTACTATTATTAGTAAAAATAAGATTATTATTAGTAGTATCACTAACAAAATTAACCCTATTAAATTTCAACTCACTATTAGTTGAATAAATAAGATTATTACCTTTCAAATCATTATTTATAAAATTAGAACTTGTTAAAATAAGTTTAGAATTATTTAAATATAAAACCAATCCATTTTTAATAGTTTTAAAAACAGTATTATTGACAGTTAAATTCCCATTAACAACATGAATAAGACCAATATCACTATTATTAAGGCTAATATTTTCAAATAAGCTATTTTGAATATTTAAATCACTATTATTAAGATAAAAAGCACTAATATTATTATTTATGAAATTTAAATTAAAAGCATTAATATTTCCAATATCAACACAAATAATAGAGTTTTTACCATTAATATTAGTAAATTTTGTATTATTAAAAATTAAATCAGTGTTAAAACCATGAATAATACCATTATTTGTTTTAATATCAGTAAATAAACTATTATTAAACTTTAAATCACTTTTAAAAGAGTTAATCACTTTTCCATCAATAAGATTAAATTTAGTATCATTCAATTCAATGTAAGAATTGTTTAATCTTATTAAACCATTAAAACTTGTACTATTTGTGAAATCACATTTTAACAATTCTAAATAAGAATCTAGAATATTGATAGCTGTTCCATTAATATTTCTGAAAACCAATTCTTTGAGGGTAACTATTGAATCAATAATTGTGAAAACATTAATATCTGGATTTTTCTCACCATCTAAGATTATAGCTCCTCCACTATAACTAGAAGCTCCAATGATGGTAATATTTTTAGCTATAGTCTGATTCAAATTAGCAAGTGATTTATAAGTAATGTTTCCTGCAATATATATTGTTCCTTCATCAACAACTAATTCTAATGCTCTTTTTATTGTTTTTACTGCAATAATCCAGTCGGTTCCATTATTTGTGTCAGATCCTCCTGTTCCATTGACAAAAATCATCATATTGTTCCAATTATCAACATTAAACATTACAAAACCAAGACTACCATTAACAAGTATTTCTTTTAAATCAGTGTTGGCTTTAAACAAATCTGAAATAGGAGACATTTTATCTTTAAAAGAACCATTAAATGATAAAAAGTTAGAAACTCCCTCAGAATTTCCATAATCAGTAGCTAATTGATAAGAGAATAATCCATTTCCTAGATCTTTAAAAAGTACTTTGTAATAATTAAGTGAATTTATACTACCTGTATTATTAATATGAGCACTTAAAGGATTAAAATTATCTCCCCACCAATTAAAAGATAGATTAGAACCATATCCAGCATTATAAACTTGTTTTAAAGTATTATCAGTATTATTAAAGAATCTAGTATAACCAATGATATTGTTATCACCAGTAATACTTATAGCTCCTCCATTATATTCTGCTGTGTTATCAACAAAGGATGAAGAAACTATAATATTATTGTCACCTTCTATAAAAATAGCTCCTCCATTAAAAGC
This genomic interval carries:
- a CDS encoding right-handed parallel beta-helix repeat-containing protein, whose protein sequence is MNCLFKKCFVIGLFLLLTLGSLSCVSASTYVVNESWSNDDIQVLIDNKGLNVTELIFSKTTDGIYRDICLIIYNSINIVSNEDILLNGTDNELDYAFNILGHDTTITGFNIIGYSTGISASFLDNLILSNNSFYSNDNGISVSCSNNVSILNNNFSGDDNSDSIFITGSNNVNVFDNDIQDSGSGINIMESNNTQITTNNVSNTKSHGISIDNSENVNVSNNALDNNSIGISSNNANNLKINDNNIKNSRSDGISTYKSRKNKIIDNDIDDAFNGISVYDSEDVNVSKNKVKNSKNKGISLDLTKNAKIKSNNIKNSQDIGVSLGNSENINLTNNNITFNAADGIYISYGNFIGINNNTITNNTNLGISITNTKNTLINTNKIIGNNEGINALYSALIGIFNNSIEKNKERAIYLENDINNQTSPYSPCILPDNIFSAIPPHMKYLKYSAIISENNISNNGYGIEIHNFNAAKVNFNIVNNNYGDAMSIFYSNNSFLINNRVFNNKGDGLILGETNINVFKNNITNNNGKGISISKYSAIAAFLNGSESFTSTNPFNPYHIFNSDISSIYLGSEGVYLNLSGIYSVYSMISDNIVSDNGEYGILVLDSENLWIRNNVFSGNGLSGVLLSGFDGSVLSDNVFIGNGVGVSLDSSNGNNIFNNSFIGNVAGIDVGSNDNNIILNVFSNCTDDIVLRGNRNIISGNKFFNSKSDSISVYGYQNTIKNNKINNSKGYGVYLGSSNNIISNNDFVNIKCVYVGSDNNSILLNSFSGGVNGIIISGVKNVIRDNSISNTKSNSVSVYGYKNTIKNNKINNSKGYGISLFAYGNNVTYNSLINNYKSLYIDSDQNVFSYNNIIGSKSDGLTILGFSNVFKKNIINGSWFGYGVKLQGSYNVFEDNKIFKFGCGLYTRTYNLVYNNRVDVKNVGISAKGNYNYLFKNNIISKKYAVTVNGKYNELDSNKITSKIGITINGDKNKIKNNQIKSKSYGISIKGHKNTLYADIISKNKKFGAQILGHKNTIKKCTITKNKGHGIKIIGNKNIITRNIIKLNKHHQIKLLGVGNKLTRNKFGVKKNKAVHTVYSRNNFNKNK
- a CDS encoding transglutaminase domain-containing protein, with protein sequence MNLENLRGTRKMKNYYSLVRIFILFSFIILFSLSLTCVTSADFGDIREAIADTDPGKTITLQNTTYVGNGSQIPITKSITIQGPNGQYATLDAKGESRIMRTGNNTVVTFRRIIFKNGFLEGTGAGSAIRAGGQVIIENCTFLNNQGESGTAVFLSPDADNSRINNCIFKGNKGIYAGEDDWVEGAAIDVHAGHVNITNSIFENNQALDTGGAINFAIQSVGSQLINCNFTNNTAPTGGAIKIINTDILIRNCKFTSNTANSGSAINIRDSKVRLENSTFIFNSATNNGGAIYNDLSNTSRNGYLNISSSNFIDNNAVNGGAIFSKNILNIKNSNFTNNHATNNGGVIYSSNITMLLNTSSLVNNSATNGGGIYSSHSNITANYNYIANNNGNKYVYITGSSTFIDLSYNWWGDNNNPLINHVTNTSSVVLSDYYTVNVKLVSLNGDLATFNYFLTLKNSEISLGSDYLPAFYGDYYNGTNHTRFQANTQKTITTSLNGDKLFKVSVDDFVGYLVVFVNDIYGDDFYSGDSWESSLKSLKKAVNLVIDGGYVYIASSVYNGVNNTNILIDKDLNIIGVNDNEGCVVFDGENKFSIFKILNADVKINNITFINGNSDNGGVIYSDNSNLTIKNTNFLNNTAINYGGAIAINGGGYFNLSNIKFSNNHATYGAGIYLKNTNNFNLYSSVFENNTGGIGQSIYLDKDNNGFNVSYSLFLDNGNNIVFSNGSNTGYFDYNWWGDNNYTNHTNLKVNTYYTATFTTNRTVNTVVGDNCTIFYSFHLNNTINKGNINLLPDFNVSLYYNDIFLDSLNVKEDKTFKFLLKHVYNNLSIFTNNRVFFLEYLVGKGKLEIENLTILVDKINYADNITLKIDLKDNFTGKLNITLKTANSTDNDILTREISFINGVGYFDYVITLLTNVLFDIQGTNNVDYNDTDNISTWGVVKYYLNISNIIIQNFNYGDDLNINIDLYLSSLNPNIAQVFNVTVNGETREINFINNYGVWVHRVTQAGTVKFNINLEEDDYYYSANKNTNKFFNCTFYIDSVNGNNSNIGTSPDKAFKDFKHALNLLISGGTIYALNGTYTGGNNTNITIRKDVNLYGLDNIIFTTKNNNIRVFTVENGLLYITNIIFSGINFNGDGGAIYTTNKGRIEIIDSKFINNNIDGNGIIYLNSTGSLINRTEFINNAAFNGGAIFIEGDNNIIVSSSFVDNTAEYNGGAISITGDNNIIGYTRFFNNTDNTLKQVYNAGYGSNLSFNWWGDNFNPLSAHINNTGSINSLNYYKVLFKDLGNGLFSYQLATDYGNSEGVSNFLSFNGSFKDKMSPISDLFKANTDLKEILVNGSLGFVMFNVDNWNNMMIFVNGTGGSDTNNGTDWIIAVKTIKRALELVVDEGTIYIAGNITYKSLANLNQTIAKNITIIGASSYSGGAIILDGEKNPDINVFTIIDSIVTLKELVFRNINGTAINILDSYLELLKCDFTNSTSFNGLIRLNNSYIELNDTKFNLIDGKVINSFKSDLKFNNSLFTDIKTNNGIIHGFNTDLIFNNTKFTNINGKNSIICVDIGNINAFNLNFINNNISAFYLNNSDLNIQNSLFENISLNNSDIGLIHVVNGNLTVNNTVFKTIKNGLVLYLNNSKLILTSSNFINNDLKGNNLIYSTNSELKFNRVNFVSDTTNNNLIFTNNSNLYMNSCIFENIVVDGSVIFNTHSSSNFNNVTFSNITLIDGNIVSDLDGDMSFNNSIFQNITNGTLLYTNNSSFNIENSRFKKLKGNLRVVESVNSNLNVTNLIFEEINSTANLFYVIGGDLSFKNPVFEGIVFENDSFLFYTNNSNVNIDNFVFNSTIKGKLINVHGGIVNINNSAFKSFSNSNIISNNGELSIINCNFTDIHVNGVIYNNGVLNIVDSLFKDISSNETVIFNNGFLVVSGSVFDNIVSGGDGGVIYSTNTLNIVFSNFTNISSFNGGVIFLLGQSNISKSIFINNRATGNGGVICTNGTSGNLNIVATIFESNNAENGGALFLTLPTTITTSTFKNNIATSNGGAIYSTNHFTIVSGIISRCNATYGSGIYNTGFLNLSSFSFINNNAVIFSIEVESPSFATENERFIITSFIISGDNLLNAIYTTNNNFITDRGSFEVLNRLIGVNIQLKFEDNEYSSITGSDGIAIFIVVASGGNPTMKYTAYIISNGNVKKTSEIKKISLKTITNKLKTINSIVTKKNKKNKKITYTYKNNAIKTIKEAESAKKSLSGSQKKKLNKLISDTKKAINKIQVDYDAYIKSLNKSISKKTVFADKAKKKADKDKTANLLNDISNDKVLKPTKKKSLKSKANDLITKVNNIPVKSLHDNYNKQINNIKTAVSGLRTFSSNKTKNDYISKLKTINSNIDNDVYLTKNEKTKLKNLYSNVSTKINSILVQLSPPAPNITYDGDLKIVISWSDLVKAKVDEIIITAMVVSKKNITVNYLNYYYELINNDISDLNYSNNKYMGYEVGERNITVDDVVQWVLLSNNSLKEQYKWYYQNSTTYKFFTGTKNVVIYDKDNNIVSNTTTYGESYNNSSHQVLREDFSMYVLPSEFCEADNPEIINLANSIKKNTTDKSDKSVANAILNWVQTHIKYQLYSNTLYGALGTLHSKLGNCVDQASLTIALLRAVNIPAKYVSKQAIFENAQLGHAWPEIYLASYNSIQHPDYWVCAQPTSNIAYDLGTHASKEKEGDWCTVTPYNNSFFEGANYNFYKLIKIDGKWCIAIQDVLINETWIPYWK